The proteins below come from a single Malus sylvestris chromosome 3, drMalSylv7.2, whole genome shotgun sequence genomic window:
- the LOC126615981 gene encoding uncharacterized protein LOC126615981, whose protein sequence is MARRRPPKVQLYVAFPCSLVCMALRRRSIYLEFEAYNPDVKALPHRHLRVLSVMASSPSGVDQHVPTLVFGGYQDQVCQIISPLPLVNFGISMGNPIAKEYPPNFISKDP, encoded by the exons ATGGCGCGTAGGCGGCCACCCAAG gtgcaattgtATGTGGCGTTTCCGTGTTCGCTAGTTTGCATGGCTCTTCGAcgacggagtatct ACTTAGAATTCGAGGCGTACAATCCTGACGTCAAGGCACtcccgcatcggcatcttcgagtcctctcagt tatggcttcgtcaccttcgggtgtcgatcagcacgtgcctaccctggtgTTTGGAGGATATCAGGATCAGGTGTGTCAGATCATAAGTCCACTACCATTAGTGAATTTTGGGATAAGCATGGGCAATCCAATAGCCAAAGAATATCCACCAAATTTCATATCCAAAGATCCCTAA
- the LOC126615972 gene encoding protein ANTAGONIST OF LIKE HETEROCHROMATIN PROTEIN 1-like: protein MAPPKKSRKSKKDRKLRKSKSVVVPVEAKAVDSDWWDSFWHKNSSTQAGSSVSNDEEEGFKFFFRVSKKTFDYICSLVREDLVSRPPSGLINIEGRLLSVEKQVAIAMRRLASGESQVSVGAAFGVGQSTVSQVTWRFIEALEERAKHHLKWPDSNRMEEIKSEFEASFGLPNCCGAIDGTHIIMTLPTVQTSDDWCDSEENYSMLLQGIVDHEMRFLDIVTGWPGGMTASRLLKCSGFYKLCEGGQRLNGDVRSLSGGVEIREYLVGGAGYPLLPWLITPFEGNGLPPSVSPFNVIHEAARSLAVRAFLQLKGTWRILSKVMWRPDKRKLPSIILVCCLLHNIIIDSGDILDRDVALSGHHDSGYGEQCCKQVDPLGRTLRDNLIKHREHGKQTATPM from the exons ATGGCGCCTCCGAAGAAATCAAGGAAAAGCAAGAAAGACAGGAAATTGAGGAAAAGCAAGAGCGTGGTGGTTCCGGTTGAGGCAAAAGCCGTGGATTCGGATTGGTGGGATAGTTTCTGGCACAAGAATTCTTCAACCCAAGCAG GTTCTTCAGTATCCAATGATGAGGAGGAAGGATTTAAGTTTTTCTTTAGGGTCTCGAAAAAGACTTTCGATTACATTTGTTCACTTGTAAGAGAAGACCTGGTGTCGAGGCCGCCATCAGGGCTCATCAACATAGAAGGAAGGCTTCTCAGTGTTGAGAAACAGGTTGCAATTGCCATGAGAAGGTTGGCATCCGGGGAGTCTCAAGTCTCAGTGGGGGCTGCATTTGGGGTCGGCCAGTCCACAGTTTCTCAGGTGACTTGGAGATTCATTGAAGCATTGGAAGAGCGCGCAAAGCACCACCTCAAGTGGCCTGATTCGAATAGAATGGAAGAGATTAAGTCTGAATTTGAAGCATCCTTTGGATTGCCGAATTGCTGTGGAGCCATAGATGGTACTCACATCATTATGACCCTACCTACGGTTCAAACATCAGATGATTGGTGTGACTCAGAGGAGAACTACAGCATGCTCTTGCAGGGAATTGTTGACCATGAGATGAGATTTCTTGATATTGTGACTGGTTGGCCTGGGGGCATGACTGCGTCTAGACTGTTGAAGTGTTCAGGGTTTTACAAGCTCTGTGAAGGCGGACAGCGTTTGAATGGAGATGTTAGAAGTTTATCTGGAGGAGTAGAGATTAGAGAGTACTTAGTTGGTGGGGCTGGCTATCCTCTGCTTCCTTGGCTGATAACTCCTTTTGAAGGCAATGGCCTTCCGCCTTCCGTTTCTCCTTTTAACGTCATTCATGAGGCTGCAAGGTCGCTGGCTGTAAGAGCATTCTTGCAGTTGAAGGGCACTTGGAGAATCCTCAGCAAGGTTATGTGGAGACCTGATAAACGTAAACTTCCAAGCATTATCTTGGTATGTTGTTTGCTTCACAATATAATCATCGACAGTGGAGATATATTGGACCGGGATGTTGCTTTATCCGGCCATCATGATTCAGGATATGGAGAACAGTGCTGTAAGCAAGTTGATCCACTGGGGAGGACATTGAGGGATAACTTGATCAAACACCGGGAGCACGGCAAGCAGACTGCTACACCAATGTGA
- the LOC126615963 gene encoding protein NETWORKED 1D-like, producing the protein MATASQADSRRKYSWWWDSHISPKNSRWLQENLTDMDAKVKHMIKLIELDADSFARRAEMYYKQRPELMKLVEEFYRAYRALAERYDHATGALRQAHRTMAEAFPNQVPFAMGDDSPAGSSASEADPRTPEMPHPMRAFLDLDEMPKDAPGISSSHFLGVKKNGAYTDESDSGTSRMGLKQLNDLFGSGEGRAKKGLNFPDEEEKDRSMQDNETHNVKARSLSESDRLGKAETEISNLKVALAKLEAEKEAGLLQYQQCLERLNNLESEVARAHEDSRGLNERASKAEAEVQASKEALAKLESERDASLLQYQQCLEKITNLEDSISCAQKDAAELNDRASKVETEAGTLKQDLAKVVAEKEAALAQYQQCLEMISNLEEKILHIEEDTRRINERAVKAEGEVETLKQAIAKLNEEKEAAALQYHQCLETISALEHKIASAQEEAQRLHSEIDDGIAKLKGSEEKCILLAQSNQTLQSELESLVQKMESQGEELTEKQKELGRLWTSIREERLRFLEAETAFQTLQHLHSQSQEELRSMYSELHNGALIMKDMETRNQVLEDEVQNSKEENKRLSELNLSSSMSIKNLQDEILILRETIRKLEEELGLRVDQRNALQQEIYCLKEELNGLNKKHQVMLEQVESVGLNPECLASSVKELQGEKSQLEQMCEADRSEKAALLEKLEIMQKLLEKNVLLENSLSDLNLELEGVRGKVKELEESCQSHLEEKGTIAAENAALLSQLQIMTENLKKSSENNKILENSLCDANAELEGLRVKSKSLEESCLLLDNEKSGLTKERENVVSELGATQQRLAGLEKGYTEIEEKLSALEKERESALRKVEELHVFLDSEKQKHASFVQLSETQMAGMGLQISRLQAEGMCMKKEYEVEQDKAVNAQIEIFVLQKCIKDLEEKILSLMVERQNLLEASKMSEKHVSDLEHGNLEQQVEIKSFLLQTKVLRMGLYQVLKTLDVEANLSCAGEVEQDETLLNNILVKLQETQNSLSETCDQNQQLVIEKSVLIEMIDQLKLEAANHMRERNTLDGEFKNQSEKLVVLQSGAQRLEEKNEELKLKVVEGDHREQVLRTEIDDLHEQFLDLQSAYNDVLEENGKMLVEKGALTKMVSNLWEENRDLEEEKCVMFGETIYHNNFSLVLKDFISRKLQELEELTDYLDKLHLGKNDLEDKVRMLEGKLEDTRMDNVQLKESLNKSENELELVKSVNDQLNGEIANAKDASYHKENELLEVHQAISVLQNERQELHALVEDMNGKYGEAKVVLQDQEKQILKLSADNELHIKETGNLCVVNQELESEVQKMQQKAEKTKIKEEGLINELQKERQEIEMWLFQAATLFGELQGSNIRETLFEGKIRELIEACQILEDRSNSRGIENKILKERVCALEDENGGLQAQLAAYIPAVISLKECITSLEKHILADTGSHKLDTEESKDALLHAESPQMDGDQTATVSDGVLDLQDLQRRLEAIEKAVVEKEGHVSVNQVRDTMKKREISGSGNEVLTKDIVLDQISECSSYGISRRETIEPDAQMLELWETSDQDGSIDLTVGNSQKAAAVPTDHSQMEEAVKEHNKRHPSSESLVEKELGINKLELSRRFTQPRQEGNKRSILERLDSDVQKLTNLQITVEDLKTKVEITEKSKKGNNMELDSVKGQLEEAKEAITKLFDANQMLMKSVEDDPPSSAGSSGEVPDESGSVRRRRLSEQAKRGSENIGRLQLQVQKLQFLLLKIDGEKDSKGSARIIERKKSVLLRDYLYGVGKPVNQGKRKKSPFCACIQPPTKGD; encoded by the exons ATGGCTACCGCGTCGCAGGCAGACTCTAGACGCAAGTATTCTTGGTGGTGGGACAGCCACATAAGCCCGAAGAATTCAAGATGGCTTCAGGAAAATCTTACAG ATATGGATGCCAAAGTCAAACACATGATCAagctcattgaattggatgccGATTCCTTTGCTAGGAGGGCAGAGATGTACTATAAACAGCGCCCAGAATTAATGAAATTGGTAGAAGAGTTCTATCGAGCATACCGTGCATTAGCTGAGAGATATGATCATGCAACTGGGGCGCTGCGCCAGGCTCATCGAACCATGGCAGAAGCATTTCCCAACCAAGTTCCCTTTGCAATGGGAGATGATTCACCTGCAGGTTCCTCTGCTAGTGAGGCTGATCCCCGTACACCTGAGATGCCACATCCAATGCGGGCATTCTTAGACCTTGATGAAATGCCAAAAGATGCTCCGGGAATCTCCTCATCCCATTTCCTTGGTGTAAAAAAGAATGGAGCTTATACCGATGAATCTGACTCTGGAACAAGCAGAATGGGCTTGAAACAGCTGAATGATCTATTTGGGTCTGGAGAAGGAAGGGCGAAAAAAGGTCTCAATTTtcctgatgaagaagaaaaagaccGCAGCATGCAGGACAATGAGACCCATAACGTCAAGGCTCGATCATTGTCCGAGTCTGATCGACTGGGTAAAGCAGAGACAGAAATTTCAAACTTGAAGGTGGCCCTTGCTAAATTAGAAGCCGAAAAGGAAGCTGGCCTACTTCAGTACCAACAGTGTTTAGAGAGGTTAAATAATCTGGAGTCTGAAGTCGCTCGTGCACATGAGGATTCCAGGGGACTGAACGAGCGAGCCAGTAAAGCTGAAGCTGAAGTTCAAGCTTCGAAGGAAGCACTTGCTAAATTAGAGTCTGAAAGGGATGCTAGCCTTCTGCAGTATCAGCAGTGTTTGGAGAAAATCACTAATCTGGAGGACAGTATCTCTTGTGCCCAAAAGGATGCTGCAGAGCTCAATGATCGCGCGAGTAAAGTTGAAACTGAAGCTGGAACTCTAAAGCAAGATCTTGCAAAGGTCGTAGCTGAGAAAGAAGCTGCGCTTGCACAATATCAACAATGTCTAGAAATGATATCAAATCTGGAGGAAAAAATACTGCATATTGAGGAGGATACAAGAAGAATTAATGAGCGAGCTGTTAAAGCCGAAGGTGAAGTTGAAACCTTGAAGCAAGCAATTGCCAAGTTAAATGAAGAGAAGGAAGCTGCTGCTCTCCAGTACCACCAGTGCTTGGAAACCATATCTGCTCTGGAGCATAAGATAGCTAGTGCTCAAGAGGAGGCCCAACGGCTACACTCTGAAATAGATGATGGGATTGCAAAGTTAAAGGGTTCTGAAGAAAAGTGTATTCTGCTGGCACAATCAAATCAGACGCTCCAATCTGAGTTGGAGTCTTTGGTGCAGAAAATGGAATCTCAGGGTGAAGAACTGACTGAGAAGCAGAAGGAGTTGGGCAGACTCTGGACTTCCATACGCGAAGAGCGTTTGCGATTCTTGGAGGCTGAAACTGCTTTCCAGACACTGCAGCATTTGCATTCTCAATCCCAGGAGGAACTTAGATCTATGTATTCTGAACTTCACAATGGAGCTTTAATTATGAAGGACATGGAAACGCGTAATCAGGTTTTGGAGGACGAAGTCCAGAATTCGAAGGAGGAAAACAAGAGGCTGAGTGAGCTCAATCTGTCTTCATCCATGTCAATAAAAAATCTGCAAGATGAGATCTTAATCTTGAGGGAGACAATTAGAAAACTTGAAGAGGAACTCGGACTCCGAGTAGACCAAAGAAATGCTCTCCAGCAAGAGATATACTGCCTGAAAGAGGAACTCAATGGCTTGAACAAGAAACACCAAGTTATGCTAGAGCAGGTAGAGTCAGTTGGCTTGAATCCAGAGTGCCTTGCGTCATCTGTGAAGGAACTGCAGGGTGAAAAATCACAGCTAGAACAGATGTGTGAGGCTGATAGAAGTGAGAAAGCGGCACTGTTAGAAAAGTTGGAAATCATGCAGAAACTTCTGGAGAAAAATGTTCTTTTGGAGAATTCCCTTTCGGATTTGAACCTTGAGTTAGAAGGTGTTAGAGGGAAGGTAAAGGAGTTGGAAGAATCATGTCAATCTCATCTGGAAGAAAAAGGTACAATTGCTGCTGAAAATGCCGCCCTACTTTCCCAGTTACAAATTATGACCGAGAACTTGAAGAAATCATCGGAGAATAACAAAATTTTGGAGAATTCCCTTTGTGATGCAAATGCTGAACTTGAAGGCTTGAGGGTAAAATCAAAGAGCTTAGAAGAGTCCTGTCTATTGCTTGATAACGAGAAGTCTGGTCTGACCAAGGAGAGAGAAAATGTAGTTTCTGAGTTGGGCGCTACTCAGCAAAGACTGGCAGGTCTGGAAAAAGGATATACAGAAATAGAAGAGAAACTCTCTGCTcttgagaaagaaagagaatccGCACTTCGTAAAGTGGAAGAGCTACATGTTTTCTTGGATTCTGAGAAACAAAAACATGCCAGTTTTGTTCAGTTGAGTGAAACCCAGATGGCTGGTATGGGATTGCAGATCTCTCGTCTCCAAGCAGAAGGCATGTGCATGAAGAAAGAATATGAAGTGGAACAAGACAAAGCTGTGAACGCGCAGATTGAAATCTTTGTCTTGCAGAAATGCATAAAAGATCTGGAAGAAAAGATCTTGTCCCTCATGGTTGAGCGTCAAAATCTGTTGGAGGCATCCAAAATGTCAGAGAAACATGTTTCTGACCTAGAGCATGGAAATCTTGAGCAACAGGTGGAGAttaaatctttccttttgcaaACGAAAGTACTGAGAATGGGGCTGTATCAGGTGTTGAAGACTCTTGACGTGGAGGCAAACCTCAGTTGTGCAGGAGAGGTTGAGCAAGACGAAACACTTCTTAACAACATTCTTGTCAAACTTCAAGAGACGCAAAATTCTCTCTCTGAAACTTGTGATCAAAATCAGCAGTTGGTTATTGAGAAGTCAGTTCTCATAGAAATGATTGACCAACTAAAACTAGAGGCAGCAAATCATATGAGAGAAAGAAACACCCTGGACGGAGAGTTCAAGAATCAGTCTGAGAAGCTTGTGGTGTTACAGAGTGGGGCCCAAAGACTTGAGGAGAAGAATGAAGAATTGAAGTTGAAAGTAGTGGAGGGAGACCACAGAGAGCAAGTGTTGAGGACTGAAATAGATGATCTGCATGAGCAGTTCTTGGACTTGCAGAGTGCATACAACGATGTATTGGAAGAGAATGGCAAGATGCTTGTAGAGAAAGGAGCTTTGACAAAGATGGTATCGAATTTGTGGGAAGAGAATCGTGACCTCGAAGAGGAGAAATGTGTCATGTTTGGTGAAACGATATATCACAATAACTTTTCACTTGTTCTCAAAGATTTTATTTCAAGAAAGCTGCAGGAACTGGAAGAGCTCACTGACTATTTAGATAAACTTCATCTTGGAAAGAATGACCTGGAAGATAAGGTAAGGATGTTGGAGGGGAAGTTAGAAGATACACGGATGGACAACGTACAGCTCAAGGAGTCATTGAATAAGTCCGAGAATGAGCTGGAGTTAGTTAAATCTGTTAATGATCAATTGAATGGTGAAATTGCAAATGCAAAGGATGCGTCGTACCATAAAGAAAATGAGCTTTTGGAAGTACATCAGGCCATCAGTGTGCTACAGAATGAGAGGCAAGAGTTGCATGCGTTAGTGGAGGACATGAATGGTAAGTATGGTGAGGCTAAGGTGGTACTACAAGATCAAGAGAAGCAAATTCTCAAACTCTCTGCAGACAATGAACTTCATATCAAAGAGACTGGCAACCTTTGTGTAGTGAATCAGGAGTTGGAGTCAGAAGTGCAGAAAATGCAGCAAAAAGCtgaaaaaactaaaatcaaagaggaaggtttgatcaatgAACTGCAAAAGGAAAGACAAGAGATAGAAATGTGGTTGTTTCAGGCTGCCACATTATTTGGCGAACTGCAGGGTTCCAACATTCGTGAAACATTGTTTGAAGGAAAGATTCGCGAGCTCATTGAAGCATGTCAGATCCTCGAAGACAGAAGCAATTCCAGAGGCATCgagaacaaaattttgaaagaaaGAGTTTGCGCATTGGAAGACGAAAATGGAGGGCTACAAGCTCAGTTGGCTGCATATATTCCAGCTGTCATCTCTTTGAAGGAGTGTATAACATCGCTTGAGAAGCATATACTCGCAGACACCGGTTCTCATAAACTTGACACTGAAGAATCAAAG GATGCCCTTCTGCATGCTGAAAGCCCTCAAATGGATGGAGATCAAACAGCCACAGTATCAGATGGTGTTTTGGACTTGCAGGATTTACAAAGAAGACTTGAAGCTATTGAAAAGGCAGTGGTGGAAAAGGAAGGTCATGTTTCTGTAAATCAGGTTCGTGACACTATGAAGAAGCGTGAAATATCTGGATCAGGGAATGAAGTTCTGACAAAAGACATCGTTCTTGATCAGATATCGGAGTGTTCATCCTATGGGATAAGCAGAAGAGAAACCATAGAGCCTGATGCTCAGATGCTTGAGTTGTGGGAGACCAGTGACCAGGATGGCAGCATTGATTTGACAGTTGGCAACTCCCAGAAGGCAGCCGCTGTACCAACTGACCACAGTCAGATGGAGGAGGCAGTAAAGGAGCACAATAAAAGACATCCCTCTTCTGAATCATTGGTTGAGAAAGAATTGGGTATTAACAAATTAGAGCTCTCTAGGAGATTTACGCAGCCCCGTCAAGAAGGGAACAAGAGAAGCATCCTAGAAAGACTTGATTCCGATGTGCAAAAGTTGACAAACCTTCAAATTACTGTGGAAGACCTGAAGACAAAGGTGGAGATTACTGAGAAGAGTAAAAAGGGCAATAATATGGAACTTGATAGCGTAAAGGGGCAGCTGGAAGAAGCCAAAGAGGCCATTACGAAGTTGTTTGATGCCAATCAAATGTTGATGAAGAGCGTTGAAGATGATCCTCCGTCCTCTGCCGGATCTTCTGGGGAAGTACCAGATGAAAGTGGGAGCGTGAGAAGGAGGAGACTTTCTGAACAAGCAAAAAGAGGGTCGGAAAACATTGGGCGGTTGCAGTTACAAGTTCAGAAACTGCAGTTTCTTCTTCTGAAAATCGATGGCGAAAAAGACAGCAAAGGATCAGCTAGAATCATCGAGCGGAAGAAAAGCGTTCTTCTTCGCGACTACCTCTATGGCGTGGGAAAACCCGTCAACCAAGGGAAACGGAAGAAATCGCCCTTCTGTGCATGCATACAGCCCCCAACCAAGGGAGATTAA